The Planctellipticum variicoloris DNA window TGCCTTCCGTGCCGCCCGAAGCGACCTGGTAGTCGCCGTTCTCCAGATGCCGGACCTGGAAGACGCCTCGGTCATCGGTCGCGATCCGGGTGACTTCTTTGGCGTCGCGACGGACGACCACTTCCGCCCCCTTGATCGGCGAGCCGTTGTGATCGACGACGCGGCCGGCGAAAACGCCGGTTTTCGCGGTTTTGATATTCGCCACGGCGCCGGCCCGGGCGATGTGGACGACCGGCTTGGCGGCGGCGGTCTGTCCTGCGGCGGCTGCGGTGGCCTGCGGGCAGACCACGCCGAACGTGGCAAGGGCGACGACCGCCCCTTTGAACAGCGACATTCCCTGCATTTCGTTCAGCTCCTGGGCCCAGTCCCT harbors:
- a CDS encoding carboxypeptidase-like regulatory domain-containing protein, which produces MTVRDWAQELNEMQGMSLFKGAVVALATFGVVCPQATAAAAGQTAAAKPVVHIARAGAVANIKTAKTGVFAGRVVDHNGSPIKGAEVVVRRDAKEVTRIATDDRGVFQVRHLENGDYQVASGGTEGNFRVWNDGSAPATADEYALIVQGEDGARGQYGGMGNGMLLLTAAVIAAIIIAVIAIDQNDDDNNDIVNAPPQSL